A genomic segment from Alistipes senegalensis JC50 encodes:
- a CDS encoding GNAT family N-acetyltransferase: MIRNVGIQDAQDIVDIYNNYIRNTTITFETEPLQADAMGKRISDISALYPFLAYEMNGKVIGYCYVHQWKERAAYKGVVELSIYLSSQCVGKGIGTELMLRMIEECRQRNYRVIITCVTGENDASKALQKKLGFDQVAHFKDIGLKFNRLIDIFYYELIL; this comes from the coding sequence ATGATCAGGAATGTCGGCATACAAGATGCGCAGGATATAGTGGATATCTATAACAATTATATCCGAAACACTACAATTACATTTGAAACAGAACCGTTGCAAGCGGATGCAATGGGAAAGCGTATATCGGACATATCCGCATTATATCCGTTTTTAGCCTATGAAATGAACGGCAAAGTTATCGGTTATTGTTATGTGCATCAATGGAAAGAACGTGCTGCGTATAAGGGCGTGGTGGAATTGTCTATTTATTTATCGTCGCAATGTGTCGGGAAAGGCATCGGAACGGAATTGATGCTCCGAATGATAGAAGAATGCAGACAAAGAAATTACCGTGTGATTATTACATGTGTGACAGGCGAAAACGATGCGAGTAAGGCCTTGCAGAAGAAACTCGGATTCGATCAAGTCGCTCATTTCAAGGACATAGGATTGAAATTCAACAGATTGATAGATATTTTTTATTATGAATTGATATTGTAA
- a CDS encoding LysR family transcriptional regulator has translation MELTHLKYFIRLANVLNFSEAARQLFITQSTLSQSIRQTEEFLGIPLFERIGKKVYLTEAGKEFLPYAEEAIGSVKTGVQRLRDIQEVYKGELRIGVIYSLCPMLAKCAASFSERYPDVRLSLIQSSSIYELTDMVHKHHIDFAFSYTHKTVSLSPLITATDLFRIPLCLVVDSKSPFAAFREITMAEVGKQDLALLENGTYLRKIIEKIANKNGVRLLPKSEINDSNLLLQLVRTGQWNTIGLREAAIQFSDLVAIPIKEVQEELTASLLWLKDGYQKSAAKKFIQIIIDAGQRHHTLINLPNKENL, from the coding sequence ATGGAACTTACGCACCTGAAATATTTCATACGGCTTGCAAACGTATTGAATTTCTCTGAAGCTGCCCGACAACTGTTCATCACGCAAAGCACGTTGTCGCAAAGCATACGGCAAACAGAAGAGTTTCTGGGTATTCCTTTGTTTGAACGAATCGGGAAAAAGGTTTATCTCACGGAAGCGGGGAAGGAGTTTCTGCCTTATGCGGAGGAGGCCATAGGCAGTGTGAAAACCGGGGTACAAAGGCTGCGGGATATTCAAGAGGTATATAAGGGAGAACTGCGCATCGGCGTAATTTACAGTCTCTGTCCTATGCTGGCGAAATGTGCCGCCAGTTTCTCGGAAAGATATCCTGATGTGAGGTTATCTCTCATCCAATCATCCTCGATATATGAATTGACAGATATGGTACACAAGCACCATATCGATTTTGCATTCTCTTATACACATAAGACCGTATCATTATCTCCCTTGATTACCGCGACAGATTTGTTCCGTATCCCTTTATGTCTGGTCGTGGATTCCAAGTCGCCCTTTGCGGCTTTTCGAGAAATAACGATGGCAGAGGTAGGGAAACAAGACCTCGCATTATTGGAAAACGGAACATATTTACGCAAAATCATTGAAAAAATAGCCAATAAGAACGGTGTAAGGCTTTTGCCGAAATCAGAAATCAATGATTCCAATCTTTTGTTGCAATTAGTACGCACTGGCCAATGGAACACAATCGGATTACGTGAAGCAGCGATTCAGTTTTCAGACTTGGTGGCTATTCCTATCAAAGAGGTACAGGAAGAGCTTACCGCGTCTTTATTATGGCTGAAAGACGGATATCAAAAGTCTGCTGCAAAGAAATTCATTCAAATCATTATCGATGCCGGCCAAAGGCATCATACTTTAATAAACCTACCCAACAAAGAGAACTTATGA
- a CDS encoding cytidylate kinase family protein: MSNKRSFKEWKRRCISFVFSLFILGIGVSLAIRANLGSSPITCPPYVISMVPSSPLTVGGYIFCMQFFFVLLQFALLRKDFKKIQFLQLGVCLLFGLFTDLGMWLTEPFQWGDTLSGYIMRWIQLAVSGLILGVGVIWEVHSDVLLIPGEGLPVTIAKVFRIDFGKVKIMFDVFLVTVAIACCYLFFGKWRWDLVGVGTLFSMFYVGIVVRFVTPHMKWLDDWLSSDSRQHQTASSINLDSKSPLIITISRQFGSGGHEIGEKLAAALGISLYDRSIVDRAADELGYSPKSIIEKEQKTSDMDLLEMIFAEGSGILPEMKLSEDDSIFVTESRIIRNLAQRGACVVIGRCADFLFKDNPNCFRVFIRSDKESAYKRVVDQYHISEQQADGEISRINQERANHYWRYTRKRWGDTDNYDLVLNSSKVHIDDAVNIIRSAIHC, encoded by the coding sequence ATGTCCAATAAAAGAAGTTTCAAAGAGTGGAAAAGACGATGTATATCATTCGTTTTTTCTTTGTTTATTCTTGGCATAGGAGTTTCTTTAGCGATTCGGGCCAATTTGGGCTCTTCGCCCATTACATGTCCGCCCTATGTCATAAGTATGGTCCCGTCATCGCCATTGACTGTCGGCGGATACATTTTCTGCATGCAGTTCTTTTTTGTTCTGCTTCAGTTCGCATTGCTGCGAAAAGACTTCAAGAAAATCCAGTTTCTCCAGCTTGGCGTATGTCTGTTATTCGGTTTATTTACAGACTTGGGCATGTGGCTGACAGAGCCGTTCCAATGGGGCGACACGCTATCGGGATATATAATGCGATGGATACAACTGGCTGTTTCCGGCTTGATTCTGGGCGTTGGCGTTATATGGGAAGTTCATAGCGATGTTCTGCTCATACCGGGCGAAGGACTCCCCGTTACGATAGCGAAAGTATTTCGCATCGATTTCGGAAAAGTCAAAATTATGTTTGATGTTTTTCTGGTGACGGTCGCTATAGCTTGTTGCTATCTGTTTTTCGGAAAATGGCGCTGGGATTTGGTCGGTGTCGGTACGCTGTTTTCAATGTTTTATGTCGGGATCGTCGTCCGATTCGTTACTCCGCACATGAAATGGTTGGATGATTGGCTGTCGTCCGACAGCCGGCAGCATCAAACGGCATCATCGATAAATCTTGATTCAAAATCCCCGTTAATCATTACCATATCGCGACAATTCGGAAGCGGCGGTCATGAAATCGGCGAAAAACTGGCAGCGGCACTTGGCATTTCTTTATATGACAGGAGCATCGTGGACAGGGCGGCAGATGAACTGGGATACAGTCCAAAATCTATTATTGAAAAAGAGCAAAAGACATCGGATATGGACCTTCTCGAAATGATTTTCGCTGAAGGAAGCGGTATTTTGCCCGAGATGAAATTGTCGGAGGACGACTCCATCTTTGTCACGGAAAGCCGGATAATCCGCAATCTGGCACAACGGGGAGCGTGCGTCGTCATCGGACGTTGTGCCGACTTTTTGTTCAAAGACAATCCGAATTGTTTCCGGGTGTTCATACGTTCCGATAAAGAATCTGCTTACAAGAGAGTCGTAGATCAGTATCATATTTCAGAGCAGCAAGCAGATGGGGAAATCAGTCGCATAAATCAGGAACGTGCGAACCATTATTGGCGTTATACACGAAAACGCTGGGGAGATACCGATAATTATGATTTGGTGTTGAACAGTTCCAAAGTCCATATAGACGATGCGGTCAATATAATTCGGTCGGCCATTCATTGCTGA